From Longimicrobium sp., the proteins below share one genomic window:
- the ftsH gene encoding ATP-dependent zinc metalloprotease FtsH: MATPPNVPNERRKAGNDRRTKSGGFDPRRTGFGIGPLLLLVLAGLLAVNLFTNRGPTDLGYSELKGRIRQGQVARATLSTTAITAVPRDSVGPKGRVVWRSERIVGEDETLTGILDQAGVRYEYEQPSRWTGLVMLFLPLLVLVGLFTFFTRRMNPTQGVLTVGKSRARIVGEEGTGVTFDDVAGVDEAKQETYEVVEFLKHPEKFAKLGAKIPKGVLLVGPPGTGKTLLARAVAGEAGVTFFSISGAEFVEMFVGVGAARVRDLFAQAKAQSPCIIFIDELDALGKARGPGGVLGGNDEREQTLNQLLVEMDGFDPRMAVIIMAATNRPEILDPALLRPGRFDRQILVDRPDVNGRLEILRIHAKDVQLGEDVNLEKIARRTPGFVGADLANLLNEAALLAARRDLAAVTLKEIDDAVDRIIAGLEKKNRLINEKERTIVAYHEAGHAIVAERVPTADPVHKISIIPRGVAALGYTQQLPTEDRYLLTKQELMDRIAVLLGGRVAEEIVFNEISTGAGNDLERVTELARSMVMEYGMSRELGPVNLSGPRRSQFLQGPDGGTAQRSYSEETARAIDAEIRGLIDGTYERVRRILTQDREVLEVLSQRLLEVEVVDEADLRRIMNLPPRTHEPSEDRIVVPPPVKGGLMDDDTRAASSARGETLPD, translated from the coding sequence ATGGCAACTCCTCCCAACGTTCCCAACGAACGCCGGAAAGCAGGCAACGACCGGCGGACGAAGAGCGGCGGGTTCGATCCGCGGCGCACAGGCTTCGGCATCGGGCCCCTCCTCCTGCTCGTCCTGGCCGGGCTGCTGGCGGTCAACCTGTTCACCAACCGCGGCCCCACCGACCTGGGGTACAGCGAGCTCAAGGGCCGCATCCGCCAGGGACAGGTGGCGCGCGCCACCCTCAGCACCACCGCCATCACCGCCGTTCCGCGCGACTCCGTGGGCCCCAAGGGGCGCGTGGTGTGGCGCAGCGAGCGCATCGTGGGCGAGGACGAGACGCTGACTGGGATCCTGGACCAGGCGGGGGTGCGCTACGAGTACGAGCAGCCCTCCCGCTGGACGGGGCTGGTGATGCTCTTCCTTCCCCTGCTGGTGCTGGTGGGGCTCTTCACCTTCTTCACCCGCCGCATGAACCCCACGCAGGGGGTGCTCACGGTGGGAAAGAGCCGCGCGCGCATCGTGGGCGAGGAGGGGACGGGCGTCACCTTCGACGACGTGGCGGGGGTGGACGAGGCGAAGCAGGAGACGTACGAGGTGGTGGAGTTCCTCAAGCACCCGGAGAAGTTCGCCAAGCTGGGCGCCAAGATCCCCAAGGGCGTCCTCCTGGTGGGCCCCCCGGGGACGGGGAAGACGCTCCTGGCCCGCGCGGTTGCCGGCGAGGCGGGGGTCACCTTCTTCTCCATCAGCGGCGCCGAGTTCGTGGAGATGTTCGTGGGCGTGGGCGCGGCGCGCGTGCGCGACCTCTTCGCGCAGGCCAAGGCGCAGTCGCCGTGCATCATCTTCATCGACGAGCTGGACGCGCTGGGGAAGGCGCGCGGCCCGGGCGGCGTGCTGGGCGGCAACGACGAGCGCGAGCAGACGCTCAACCAGCTCCTGGTGGAGATGGACGGCTTCGACCCGCGCATGGCCGTCATCATCATGGCCGCCACCAACCGCCCGGAGATCCTGGACCCCGCGCTGCTGCGCCCAGGCCGCTTCGACCGGCAGATCCTGGTGGACCGACCCGACGTCAACGGCCGGCTTGAGATCCTGCGCATCCACGCCAAGGACGTGCAGTTGGGCGAGGACGTGAACCTGGAAAAGATCGCGCGGCGCACCCCGGGCTTCGTGGGCGCGGACCTGGCGAACCTGCTCAACGAGGCGGCGCTCCTGGCCGCGCGGCGCGACCTGGCCGCCGTGACGCTCAAGGAGATCGACGACGCGGTGGACCGCATCATCGCGGGGCTGGAGAAGAAGAACCGGCTGATCAACGAGAAGGAGCGCACCATCGTGGCCTACCACGAGGCCGGCCACGCCATCGTCGCCGAGCGCGTGCCCACGGCCGACCCGGTGCACAAGATCTCCATCATCCCTCGCGGCGTGGCGGCGCTGGGGTACACGCAGCAGCTCCCCACCGAGGACCGCTACCTGCTCACCAAGCAGGAGCTGATGGACCGCATCGCCGTGCTCCTGGGCGGGCGCGTGGCGGAGGAGATCGTCTTCAACGAGATCTCCACCGGCGCGGGCAACGACCTGGAGCGGGTGACGGAGCTGGCGCGCAGCATGGTGATGGAGTACGGGATGAGCCGCGAGCTGGGCCCGGTGAACCTTTCCGGTCCGCGCCGCAGCCAGTTCCTGCAGGGCCCCGACGGCGGCACCGCGCAGCGCTCGTACAGCGAGGAGACCGCCCGCGCCATCGACGCGGAGATCCGCGGCCTCATCGACGGGACGTACGAGCGGGTGCGGCGCATCCTGACGCAGGACCGCGAGGTGCTGGAGGTGCTCTCGCAGCGCCTGCTGGAAGTGGAGGTGGTGGACGAGGCGGACCTGCGGCGGATCATGAACCTTCCGCCGCGCACCCACGAGCCGTCCGAGGACCGCATCGTGGTGCCCCCGCCCGTCAAGGGCGGCCTGATGGACGACGACACCCGCGCCGCCTCGTCCGCGCGTGGCGAGACGCTGCCCGA